ACTACAGTAGATGGGAAACAATGGACTGTAGCGTTTGTGGCCGGGTTGATGGGCTCGTGGTACGATAAACGGGAGAGGATTGCGCGGTATTTTGCGACAAACGAGGGCTTGTAGTCCTCTACGACAAGGAGCACGCGCGACCCGAACTGCTTGGTGGTGATGTAGAGGGGGATGATGATGTCATTAATCTCGTGGAACACGTTCCCCGTGCTCCCCGAGGAGAACACCACGGCCGGGAGGCCGTGGTGGAACTCGCACGAGGGCGGGTCCGTGTTGTTGCCATACAAAATCATCCGAACAGGGGAGATCGGTTTTGGTAAGTCTTCTTGTCGCGCGTACGGCCGGATAGACGTCTCATTCTGCACGTCCGAACCGGAGGGTATGTACACGGTCATGTTCCCTGTGTCGATTCTTACGGGTTTAGTGGATACGCAGTGGACGGAGTGGACGGCCGTGTCGCAGGCGAAGCCCGTCTCATCAAGTTTCCTACGATCCTCCCCTGTTTCAAAACAGAgcaattcttcttcttcaaaaaaaatgaaaaacagagAGGTTGTGATTTGTGAAAGGTGTAACTACCTCGAACTAAtcttgataaatgaaatttgatGAATTCCTTCTCATCCACCGTCTTCTTCGCGGCGGTTCCGCCGTGAAAGTGTTGATCGAAGGAAATTCTCTGCCCGAATACGAAGAAATCGAGACCAAAGAAGAGCAAAGGTAAGGAAAGTAGTAAAATGAATGTATTGAGACGAAAAAcaagcttcttcttcttctgatctttttccattttcacaGCATGTTGTGTTTAAGAGAGGAGGAATAAGAATGAAGCCTTGAAACTGTGGATTTTAGATTTTGTTCCCTTTAACTTACATGTCATTCTCTTCACATATTATTATGGTCACTCTTCCaataatagtattttatttattcggGTGTAATTGAAGAATATCGCCTTTTGAATAATCTGCAATTTAGATTAATATGTTTATAATCTAATTGGGAAATAGGGAAGTGTGGAATCTTATTAAGATTATGCAAATTGTAGAGGACCTTCCTTAGTGATCGAGTTTATTATACAAATTGCTAAAGCCTAAAGGGGTTGAGAAGTCAAATTTGTTATTCATCATAAAGCGTTATTCATGCTTGGTACGAAAGTAATGAACATATCGACCAATAATCTAAAATAagatatattatattaataggTCAtccaataattataaattatatgaATATTTCATCTTAAAGATTTTTGGAGATTACAAGTAAAGTGCTATTATTGGCTTTATTTGTTGTTATTATTAGACTAAGTAAATCCATCGGCATACCTAGTTATAATTCTCTGTATTGATTTATAGGTATCTCAAAAGGTGAGCCATTTGATTTAAAGATTTAAGATTATTTCATTCTCAAATATAGGGATCGAATCTCAAATCATTAGTTAATTGAGAATTGACCTGTCTCATGTCACTCAATCGCGTCTCttaaatagtactccttccgtctcatagtagatgtcacacttgggagatgacacgagattttagaagatgctattttgtgtgttaagtgttgagagaaaatataattttataatagatgTGAGaaggaactttttccaaaagaggaaatgtgacatctttagtgggataaattaaaaaggaaagtgtgacatctactatgggacggagggagtagtatttattttctatgggcaatttaaaaaaataataggagGATAATATCACCACTTGATTTTATTGTTAGGCGGTCAATACTAAGAAttatgaaatatgtttgtcATATTTTCATTAGCATAAACAAAAATTATCTAACACTTGATCATCCAGTTTAGTTGGGTATTAATTTGGTACTATTACAATTGAGTTATCAAAAGAAATTAAACGTGTGAGATGACGAACAACCTAACAAGCGGTTAGGCAATGATACAA
This sequence is a window from Salvia splendens isolate huo1 chromosome 5, SspV2, whole genome shotgun sequence. Protein-coding genes within it:
- the LOC121802044 gene encoding alpha-1,3-arabinosyltransferase XAT3-like; this translates as MEKDQKKKKLVFRLNTFILLLSLPLLFFGLDFFVFGQRISFDQHFHGGTAAKKTVDEKEFIKFHLSRLVRGEDRRKLDETGFACDTAVHSVHCVSTKPVRIDTGNMTVYIPSGSDVQNETSIRPYARQEDLPKPISPVRMILYGNNTDPPSCEFHHGLPAVVFSSGSTGNVFHEINDIIIPLYITTKQFGSRVLLVVEDYKPSFVAKYRAILSRLSYHEPINPATNATVHCFPSTVVGLKYHDNLALNASDIPGGYGMPAFRTFLRATFSLRYAHVSQVPRPRLVLLSRTGTRRFLNEDEMIDMIKDAGFQVLVVKRSKLASNIEKFSRLINSCSVLLGAHGAGLTNEIFLPTGAVMIQVELLGTEWASNTYYGDTARAMGVRYLRYRIDPDESSLVKLYGRNSSVVTDPGSVFIQRGLIPARIVFLDQQNVRINLARFRETIVEALSIVTDSFAR